One Setaria viridis chromosome 3, Setaria_viridis_v4.0, whole genome shotgun sequence DNA window includes the following coding sequences:
- the LOC117848556 gene encoding lichenase-2 produces MARQGVASMFAMALLLGVFASIPQSAEAIGVCYGMSANNLPPASTVIDMYKANGISAMRLYAPDQGALQAVGGTGISVTVGAPNDVLSNIAASPAAAASWVRNNIQAYPSVSFRYICVGNEVAGGAAQNLAPAMENVHAALAAAGLGHIKVTTSVSQAILGVYSPPSAAEFTGEAKGYMGPVLSFLARTGSPLMANIYPYLAWAYNPSAMDMSYALFTSKGTVVQDGAYGYQNLFDTTVDAFYFAMGRHGGSGVPLVVSESGWPSGGGEQANAANARIYNQYLINHVGRGTPRHPGGIETYLFSMFNENQKDSGVEQNWGLFYPNMQHVYPISF; encoded by the exons ATGGCAAGGCAAGGTGTAGCCTCCATGTTCGCCATGGCATTGCTCCTCGGGGTCTTTGCATCCATCCCACAAA GTGCTGAGGCCATCGGCGTGTGCTACGGCATGAGCGCCAACAacctgccgccggcgagcacggTGATCGACATGTACAAGGCGAACGGCATCTCGGCGATGCGTCTGTACGCCCCCGACCAGGGCGCACTCCAGGCCGTGGGCGGCACGGGCATCAGCGTGACCGTCGGCGCCCCCAACGACGTGCTCTCCAACATcgccgccagccccgccgccgccgcgtcctggGTCCGCAACAACATCCAGGCGTACCCGTCCGTGTCCTTCCGCTACATCTGCGTCGGCaacgaggtcgccggcggcgcggctcaGAACCTGGCGCCGGCGATGGAGAACGTCCACGCCGCGCTGGCCGCTGCCGGGCTCGGCCACATCAAGGTGACGACGTCGGTGTCGCAGGCCATCCTGGGCGTGTACagcccgccctccgccgccgagtTCACCGGCGAGGCCAAGGGGTACATGGGCCCCGTGCTGTCGTTCCTGGCCCGGACCGGGTCGCCGCTGATGGCCAACATCTACCCGTACCTTGCGTGGGCCTACAACCCGAGCGCCATGGACATGAGCTACGCGCTCTTCACCTCCAAGGGCAcggtggtgcaggacggcgCCTACGGGTACCAGAACCTGTTCGACACGACGGTGGACGCCTTCTACTTCGCCATGGGCCGGCACGGCGGCTCCGGCGTGCCGCTGGTGGTGTCGGAGAGCGGGTGGCCGTCCGGCGGCGGTGAGCAGGCGAACGCGGCCAACGCCAGGATCTACAACCAGTATCTGATCAACCACGTCGGGCGCGGCACGCCGAGGCACCCCGGCGGCATCGAGACCTACCTCTTCTCCATGTTCAACGAGAACCAGAAGGACAGCGGCGTGGAGCAGAACTGGGGACTCTTCTACCCCAACATGCAGCACGTCTACCCCATCAGCTTCTGA
- the LOC140222191 gene encoding uncharacterized protein — MLLQASARGDIQHPLLLGAPCSFLQYADDTLIIIKADSAHLATLKGLLQELSTMIGLHINYEKSTVIPIAIDINQAYSLAATFGCPLASFPQTYLRLPLSTNKLRLCDLQPLVRAVAGYIPGWCGPLLTPSGCTTLANAVLGAKPVYAMCSVLLLQCTIEVDDAIRRAFIWTDESQCNGGQCKSAWKMVCWDKLHGDLGVKDLAIRNRGLLSKFQAKLQLPPTTNWLRWFWKFYGPAAGHDLGDSYHLDTPIWTTLLKLLPEFRQCTQVHLGDGANYCFWFDHWLGP, encoded by the coding sequence ATGCTGCTACAAGCCTCCGCCCGTGGTGACATCCAGCACCCTCTGCTACTCGGTGCGCCGTGCTCCTTTCTTCAGTACGCAGATGACACGTTGATCATCATCAAGGCTGACAGTGCTCACCTTGCTACTCTCAAGGGCCTGCTCCAGGAACTTTCTACTATGATCGGCCTTCATATCAACTATGAGAAGAGTACAGTTATCCCGATCGCCATTGACATCAACCAGGCTTACTCCCTGGCTGCTACCTTTGGATGTCCGTTGGCTTCCTTCCCCCAAACATACCTCAGACTGCCACTCTCCACCAACAAGCTACGACTATGTGATCTTCAACCACTAGTGCGCGCTGTGGCCGGTTACATCCCGGGCTGGTGCGGTCCCCTACTGACTCCGAGCGGGTGCACAACCTTAGCCAATGCTGTTCTCGGCGCCAAGCCGGTCTATGCCATGTGCTCTGTCCTCCTACTGCAGTGCACAATTGAAGTTGACGATGCCATCCGTCGTGCATTCATCTGGACTGACGAATCCCAGTGCAATGGGGGCCAATGCAAGTCTGCTTGGAAAATGGTCTGCTGGGACAAACTTCATGGTGATCTAGGCGTCAAAGACCTGGCCATCCGGAACCGGGGGCTCTTGTCCAAGTTCCAGGCGAAGCTTCAACTTCCCCCTACAACCAACTGGCTACGATGGTTCTGGAAATTCTATGGCCCTGCAGCTGGCCATGATCTGGGCGACTCATATCATCTAGACACTCCAATCTGGACTACCTTGCTTAAGCTCCTGCCGGAATTCAGGCAATGCACTCAAGTGCATCTTGGTGATGGTGCAAACTACTGCTTTTGGTTTGATCACTGGCTTGGTCCGTGA